The following coding sequences lie in one Mucilaginibacter sp. KACC 22773 genomic window:
- a CDS encoding ABC transporter permease — translation MIRNYIKTAIRGLRKNKGFTAINILGLALGLATCLLIVLYVADELSYDRYNEKAGRIYRVNEDLKLGDNSVKYAVCMAPLAKTLIAEYPYVENATRIKNAGSSHVKKGTLNMVENRVAFADPSLFSVFTLPMINGNAASALVEPNSVVITETTAQKYFNSSNVVGKTLLFNDNTLCKVTGVIKDVPQQSHFNFDFFISMSSFLDSKSTEWLRSDYNTYVLLKDKSYAKQLEAAFPALLEKFSGAQMKSELNMSYAEFEKRGSFFRLNLIPLTDIHLKSNISGELGSNGTTQYVYIFLLIAVFILLIACVNFMNLSTARSSNRAREVGVRKVLGSARKHLIAQFLTESVLVTVIATVLAFIIALFLLPVFNQLSGKALAINAASLNWILPLLLLVALVVGILSGSYPAFYLSAFQPVDVLMGKLATGFKGGRLRSFFVVFQFSISIFLIIGTLVIYNQLNYIQTKNLGYNRNQVLIIKNVYELNNQAKIFKQKVKELPGVINATMTGFIPTSGWKSTAIYYRDASLNEKTSMFPQNWQVDEDYLPTLDMKIAAGRNFSRNMPTDSDGVVINEAAAKFLGFKEPVNSVIYRSMASQHDLEHMKQYRILGVVKDFNFNSLHENVSPVILTLADNNGGLSVRVQTNNLPTLMAQINAAWKELNPNIQINYSFMDQDFDASYRTEQRTGQIFMVFTTLAIAIACLGLFGLAAYAAEQRTKEIGIRKVLGASVAAITGMLSVDFIKLVGISILIASPIAWYLMNLWLRDFAYRISIQWWVLVVAAAGALIIAIITVSFQSIKAAIANPVDSLKNE, via the coding sequence ATGATAAGAAACTACATAAAAACCGCCATTCGTGGCCTGCGTAAGAACAAGGGTTTCACGGCTATAAATATATTGGGCCTGGCTTTGGGTTTGGCCACTTGCTTACTTATTGTGTTGTACGTAGCCGACGAGCTGAGTTACGACAGGTACAACGAAAAAGCCGGCCGTATTTACCGGGTTAATGAGGACCTAAAACTGGGCGATAACAGCGTAAAGTATGCGGTTTGCATGGCGCCGCTGGCTAAAACCTTGATTGCCGAATATCCTTATGTTGAGAATGCCACGCGCATAAAAAACGCCGGCTCCTCGCATGTTAAAAAAGGCACGCTGAACATGGTTGAAAACAGGGTGGCATTTGCTGATCCTTCTTTGTTTAGCGTGTTTACACTGCCTATGATCAATGGCAACGCGGCTTCGGCACTTGTTGAGCCTAACAGCGTGGTAATTACCGAAACCACCGCCCAAAAATATTTTAACAGCAGCAATGTAGTTGGTAAAACACTGCTGTTTAATGATAATACCCTTTGTAAAGTAACCGGGGTAATTAAAGATGTACCCCAACAGTCGCATTTCAATTTCGACTTTTTTATCTCGATGTCGTCCTTCCTCGACAGTAAATCGACAGAGTGGCTGCGCAGCGATTATAATACCTATGTATTATTAAAAGACAAATCATACGCCAAACAATTAGAGGCCGCTTTCCCGGCGTTATTAGAGAAATTCAGCGGTGCGCAAATGAAATCTGAGTTAAACATGTCTTATGCCGAGTTTGAAAAACGGGGCAGCTTTTTCAGGTTGAATTTAATTCCACTCACAGATATTCACCTCAAATCAAATATCTCCGGCGAATTAGGTTCAAACGGTACTACGCAGTATGTTTATATATTTTTGCTGATAGCGGTATTTATACTGCTGATAGCTTGTGTAAACTTCATGAACCTGTCAACAGCCCGTTCATCAAACCGCGCCCGCGAGGTAGGGGTACGCAAGGTTTTAGGATCGGCGCGTAAGCACTTGATAGCTCAGTTTTTAACCGAGTCGGTGTTGGTAACTGTAATAGCTACTGTGCTTGCTTTTATTATTGCGTTGTTTTTATTGCCGGTGTTTAATCAATTATCGGGTAAAGCCCTTGCCATCAATGCGGCTTCATTAAACTGGATACTACCACTGCTGCTATTGGTTGCGTTGGTTGTAGGTATACTTTCCGGCTCGTATCCGGCGTTTTATCTGTCGGCATTTCAGCCTGTTGATGTGTTGATGGGCAAGCTGGCAACCGGCTTTAAGGGAGGCAGGCTTCGCAGTTTTTTTGTTGTATTCCAGTTTTCCATATCCATATTTTTAATTATCGGTACGCTGGTTATTTATAATCAGCTTAATTATATTCAAACCAAAAACCTGGGCTATAACCGTAACCAGGTACTTATCATAAAAAATGTTTACGAACTTAATAACCAGGCTAAAATATTTAAGCAAAAGGTTAAGGAACTACCCGGTGTTATTAATGCTACCATGACCGGCTTTATACCAACATCGGGTTGGAAAAGTACTGCCATTTATTACAGAGACGCCAGCTTAAACGAAAAAACCTCCATGTTTCCGCAAAACTGGCAGGTTGATGAAGATTATTTGCCTACCCTGGATATGAAAATAGCTGCCGGGCGTAATTTTTCAAGGAATATGCCTACAGATTCGGACGGGGTTGTTATCAATGAGGCTGCGGCTAAGTTCCTGGGTTTTAAAGAGCCGGTAAATAGTGTTATCTACAGGTCGATGGCCAGCCAGCACGACCTGGAACACATGAAGCAATACCGTATTTTAGGCGTAGTAAAAGACTTTAATTTCAATTCCCTGCACGAGAATGTAAGCCCTGTGATATTGACCCTTGCCGATAATAACGGAGGCCTTAGCGTACGAGTTCAAACTAATAACTTGCCAACGCTGATGGCGCAAATCAATGCCGCCTGGAAAGAGCTGAACCCCAATATCCAGATCAACTACTCTTTTATGGATCAGGATTTTGATGCCTCGTACCGTACGGAGCAGCGCACCGGGCAAATCTTTATGGTATTTACCACCCTGGCCATCGCGATAGCTTGTTTAGGGCTGTTTGGTTTAGCAGCCTACGCTGCCGAGCAACGCACCAAGGAAATAGGCATCCGTAAAGTGTTAGGGGCGAGTGTTGCCGCTATAACGGGGATGCTCTCGGTCGACTTTATAAAACTTGTGGGTATATCCATTTTAATAGCCTCGCCTATAGCCTGGTACCTCATGAATCTTTGGCTGCGCGATTTTGCCTACCGTATAAGTATTCAGTGGTGGGTATTGGTTGTAGCTGCTGCGGGTGCATTGATCATTGCTATAATAACGGTAAGTTTTCAATCCATTAAGGCGGCGATTGCCAACCCGGTAGATAGTTTAAAGAATGAGTGA
- a CDS encoding ABC transporter permease yields the protein MLKNYIKTAWRSLKRNKIFSFINVFGLSVGLACCMLITAYVYSELSYDRYPQDSGQIYRVGIKTIENAGTSEYPNVDVAVAKGIKDQYPQVSDVTRLTGRKPSFIEYNGKKFKEEHLFMVDVNFLQLFSISLIDGESKTCLKDPNSTVITAAFAKKYFGNAPAVGQSLLVDGEPYKVTGVIEKVPDNSHFHGDAFFSMNNYVRTAQQTWSNIGYFTYIKLNKNADPKKLESAFPNDLVKKFVVPEIAHDMNVSVAEASKSVNTFLFYLQPLTDIHLHSATKYELEANGDIHYVYIFGVLAIFILMLACINFTNLSTASSAKRSKEVGIRKVLGSEKSGLISQFLTESVLLTLGAMVLAIVLVYLLLPVFNDLSRKHIDISFFVSFQAIVTEVLLVFVVGVIAGIYPAFVLSGFQIIAVLKGGSGTTKQASKNYLRSGLIVFQFAVSTALIIATFVVYQQLHYMQNKKLGYDKGQVLVINETYSLRNNIDAFKQELLRNPQVINATISSSVPGSGGGIDGTQIDAKEFNDKGGHAEIHTDIFHVDEHYIPTLGIQIVKGRNFYPSYPGDSMAVVVNEALVRDLGWGKSDPIGKTIVRSARAQYTVVGVVKDFHYVSTKQKIAPLMLLPGHSISSIMVKVKTKDIKNLIADMRTQWDSFKTDLPFSYSFLDEKFASLYSSEQQTGKIFTVFAVVALIIASLGLFGLAAFMIRLRVKEIGIRKVLGASTGSITTLLSKEFLKLIVIASLISFPITWYAMSKWLQDFAYRISIQWWVFLLAGCIALLVAAITISFQSVKAALANPVKSLRNE from the coding sequence ATGCTTAAGAACTATATTAAAACCGCGTGGCGTAGTTTAAAACGCAATAAAATATTTTCGTTTATAAATGTATTTGGCCTATCGGTTGGCCTGGCCTGCTGTATGCTGATAACGGCATACGTTTATAGTGAATTAAGTTACGACAGATACCCGCAGGATTCCGGGCAGATTTATCGCGTTGGTATTAAAACTATTGAAAACGCGGGAACAAGCGAGTACCCCAACGTAGATGTTGCTGTAGCAAAAGGCATTAAAGATCAATATCCGCAGGTAAGCGATGTAACCAGGCTTACCGGCCGCAAACCATCATTTATTGAATATAATGGCAAAAAGTTTAAAGAAGAACACCTGTTTATGGTGGACGTCAACTTTTTGCAGCTGTTTTCTATCTCCTTAATTGATGGCGAAAGCAAAACCTGCCTCAAAGATCCCAACAGTACCGTAATCACCGCGGCATTTGCAAAAAAATACTTTGGTAATGCGCCGGCTGTAGGCCAATCATTACTGGTAGACGGGGAGCCTTATAAGGTTACCGGGGTTATTGAGAAAGTACCCGACAATTCCCACTTTCATGGCGATGCGTTTTTTAGCATGAATAATTATGTAAGAACGGCGCAGCAAACCTGGAGCAACATTGGTTATTTTACCTATATAAAACTAAACAAGAACGCCGACCCGAAAAAGCTGGAGTCGGCGTTTCCGAATGACCTGGTCAAAAAGTTTGTAGTGCCCGAAATTGCCCACGACATGAATGTAAGCGTGGCCGAGGCAAGCAAATCTGTAAATACCTTCCTGTTTTATTTGCAGCCCTTAACGGATATTCACCTGCACTCGGCAACCAAATACGAGCTGGAAGCTAATGGCGATATTCATTACGTTTACATATTTGGTGTTTTGGCTATATTTATTTTGATGCTGGCCTGCATTAACTTTACCAATTTATCAACCGCCAGTTCGGCAAAACGGAGCAAGGAAGTTGGCATCCGTAAAGTATTAGGTTCAGAAAAAAGCGGGCTTATTTCACAGTTCCTTACCGAATCGGTATTGCTCACATTAGGGGCTATGGTACTGGCCATCGTATTAGTGTACCTGCTGCTGCCGGTTTTTAATGACCTGTCGCGCAAGCATATCGATATTAGTTTCTTTGTGAGTTTCCAGGCCATAGTTACCGAGGTATTACTTGTTTTTGTAGTTGGGGTTATAGCAGGTATTTATCCGGCATTTGTATTGTCGGGCTTCCAGATCATCGCGGTATTAAAGGGCGGCTCGGGGACTACCAAACAGGCCAGCAAAAACTATTTACGCAGCGGGCTTATCGTTTTCCAGTTTGCAGTATCTACCGCACTTATTATAGCCACATTTGTAGTTTACCAGCAATTGCATTACATGCAAAACAAAAAACTGGGCTATGATAAAGGTCAGGTACTGGTAATAAATGAAACTTATTCGTTACGCAACAACATTGACGCATTTAAGCAGGAGTTGCTGCGCAATCCACAGGTTATAAATGCTACCATATCCAGCAGTGTTCCCGGTTCAGGAGGCGGTATTGACGGCACGCAGATAGATGCCAAGGAATTTAATGACAAAGGCGGCCATGCCGAAATTCATACCGATATTTTTCATGTGGATGAACACTACATACCCACTTTAGGGATTCAGATAGTAAAAGGCCGTAATTTTTATCCATCGTACCCCGGCGATTCAATGGCCGTGGTTGTTAACGAGGCACTGGTGCGCGATCTGGGATGGGGCAAAAGCGATCCGATAGGCAAAACCATTGTCCGCTCGGCAAGGGCACAGTATACTGTTGTAGGGGTAGTTAAAGATTTTCATTATGTATCCACAAAGCAAAAGATTGCGCCGCTGATGTTATTGCCCGGCCACAGCATCAGTTCAATTATGGTTAAGGTAAAAACAAAAGATATTAAAAACCTTATTGCCGATATGCGCACACAATGGGATAGCTTTAAAACTGATTTACCTTTCAGCTATTCCTTCCTCGACGAAAAGTTTGCATCGCTTTACTCATCCGAACAACAAACCGGGAAGATATTTACCGTATTTGCGGTTGTCGCCCTGATAATAGCCAGCCTGGGCCTGTTTGGCCTGGCAGCATTCATGATCAGGCTAAGGGTTAAAGAAATAGGTATCCGTAAGGTTTTGGGGGCATCAACAGGCAGTATTACCACATTATTATCAAAAGAGTTTTTAAAACTTATTGTAATAGCATCGCTCATATCATTCCCTATAACCTGGTACGCCATGAGCAAATGGCTGCAGGATTTTGCCTACCGTATAAGCATCCAGTGGTGGGTGTTTTTATTAGCAGGCTGTATTGCATTGCTGGTGGCCGCAATAACCATCAGCTTTCAATCGGTAAAAGCGGCCCTGGCCAACCCTGTGAAAAGTTTGAGGAACGAGTAG
- a CDS encoding ABC transporter permease has protein sequence MIKSYVTIAFRNIRRNLSYAFLNVFGLTLGVAACLVIFLIVRNELGFDGYNSKAGRTYRVTLNALDFNSNVSLAIIPAMRIDFPELEQTTQLFYLPDAMIKIGENRFKEKNIVFGDGQTPMVFDYQWLAGDPKTALSQPNSVVLTETAAKKYFGNSEAMGKNINFENQFDIKVAGIIKDLPPNSSTPTSLLISLKTIEQKLKGAMGNFWSIPGGSYAYIVIPKKYSIHQLESKIPAFIKKNWGADIAKAAHLPLQPLKDVHFDQRYINNIITPTSKDTYYALIGVALLIIITACINFVNLATAQAIRRAKEVGVRKVLGATKSQLIRQFMGETTVLVLLSVILGVLVSAFFLARAGEWMSITIDPKQLLQPEVMTWIAGITFLVILLAGLYPSFVQSAFQPVESLKSQAGIPAKGLTLRKGLVIAQFAISQILIVGTLIVAHQMDFFKNQDLGFNKEAVITVSIPTKEKRDVFKQQLMTNPGIKDLSFSNGGPVYNNSFTSFQSPELGLTKDDVTEMKFVDEKYIDMFQLHMLAGQKIWKKDDKDTLNSIVINETMMHKLGIQDPQLALNKHVKLNGDQQSTIVGVVQDFQSESKHKKRRACVLEYNSRGFFMASIRIQPAAMNKTIAFIGKQWLGLFPDNVFQYEFMDEHIANFYRQEQKVYTAFQLFSYIAILIGCLGLYGLIAFAASQRTKEVGIRKVLGAPIHSIVALFGKEFIYLIAIAFLVAAPLGYYVMHNWLQNFAYHISIGPDIFFIAIASSFIIAAVTIAYQAIKAALVNPVNSLRSE, from the coding sequence ATGATTAAAAGCTATGTAACTATTGCCTTCAGGAACATCCGGCGCAACCTTAGTTATGCTTTCCTGAACGTTTTTGGGCTTACTTTGGGTGTGGCTGCGTGTTTGGTGATCTTCCTTATTGTGAGGAATGAGCTGGGCTTTGACGGCTACAACAGCAAGGCCGGCCGTACTTACCGGGTAACCTTAAACGCGCTTGATTTTAACTCGAACGTGTCTTTGGCGATAATACCGGCCATGCGCATTGATTTTCCAGAGCTGGAGCAAACCACGCAGCTTTTTTACCTGCCCGACGCGATGATTAAGATAGGCGAAAACCGGTTTAAAGAAAAGAACATAGTTTTTGGCGATGGGCAAACGCCGATGGTTTTTGACTACCAATGGCTGGCCGGCGACCCTAAAACCGCGCTTTCGCAACCCAATAGTGTAGTACTTACCGAGACCGCCGCCAAAAAATATTTCGGCAACAGCGAAGCTATGGGGAAAAATATCAACTTCGAAAATCAGTTTGATATTAAAGTAGCAGGCATTATTAAAGATTTGCCACCCAATTCAAGCACGCCAACATCGTTGCTGATCTCGCTCAAAACCATCGAACAGAAGTTAAAAGGCGCCATGGGTAATTTCTGGTCTATCCCGGGCGGTAGCTATGCCTATATCGTGATCCCTAAAAAGTATTCCATCCATCAATTGGAAAGCAAAATACCCGCTTTTATTAAAAAGAACTGGGGTGCCGATATTGCCAAAGCAGCTCATTTGCCGCTGCAGCCATTAAAAGATGTTCATTTCGATCAGCGTTATATTAATAACATTATCACACCAACCTCAAAAGATACGTATTACGCGCTGATAGGGGTTGCTTTGCTTATTATCATTACCGCCTGTATCAATTTCGTTAACCTTGCCACGGCTCAGGCTATCAGGCGGGCTAAAGAGGTTGGGGTACGTAAAGTGTTAGGCGCTACCAAATCGCAGCTAATAAGGCAATTTATGGGCGAAACTACTGTCCTGGTTTTACTATCGGTAATTTTAGGCGTATTGGTATCAGCTTTTTTCCTTGCCCGGGCGGGCGAATGGATGTCGATAACTATTGATCCCAAACAGCTGTTACAACCCGAAGTTATGACCTGGATAGCGGGAATAACCTTCCTGGTAATCCTCCTGGCTGGTTTATACCCATCATTTGTGCAATCGGCATTTCAGCCGGTTGAATCATTAAAAAGCCAGGCGGGCATACCGGCAAAAGGCTTAACCTTACGTAAAGGCCTGGTTATAGCGCAGTTTGCCATCTCGCAGATATTAATTGTTGGCACCTTGATAGTTGCCCATCAAATGGACTTTTTTAAAAACCAGGACCTTGGATTTAATAAGGAAGCTGTTATTACGGTTAGTATCCCGACAAAAGAGAAACGGGACGTATTTAAACAGCAACTGATGACAAATCCCGGTATCAAGGATCTCAGCTTCTCTAACGGGGGACCTGTATATAATAATTCTTTCACCAGTTTTCAGTCGCCCGAGCTTGGACTTACCAAAGATGATGTTACCGAGATGAAATTTGTTGATGAAAAATATATCGACATGTTTCAGCTGCACATGCTGGCCGGTCAAAAAATCTGGAAAAAAGATGATAAAGATACACTGAATAGCATCGTAATCAACGAAACTATGATGCATAAGCTGGGCATCCAGGATCCGCAACTTGCTTTGAACAAACACGTAAAGCTTAATGGCGATCAACAATCAACTATCGTGGGCGTAGTACAGGATTTCCAAAGCGAATCAAAACATAAAAAACGGAGGGCCTGCGTGTTGGAGTACAATTCGCGGGGCTTTTTCATGGCCAGCATACGGATTCAGCCCGCCGCAATGAATAAAACCATTGCTTTTATCGGCAAACAATGGCTTGGGCTTTTCCCTGATAATGTTTTCCAATACGAGTTTATGGACGAGCATATAGCCAATTTTTACAGGCAGGAGCAAAAAGTTTACACAGCTTTTCAGCTATTCTCGTACATCGCTATACTTATTGGTTGCTTGGGCTTATATGGGCTGATAGCTTTTGCCGCATCGCAACGTACAAAAGAAGTTGGTATCCGCAAAGTTTTGGGTGCGCCCATACACAGTATTGTAGCCCTGTTTGGTAAAGAATTTATTTACCTGATAGCAATAGCCTTTTTAGTAGCCGCGCCGCTGGGTTACTATGTGATGCATAACTGGCTTCAAAATTTTGCATATCACATTAGCATCGGTCCGGACATATTTTTCATCGCTATAGCATCATCATTTATCATAGCCGCGGTAACCATTGCCTATCAGGCCATAAAGGCCGCGCTGGTTAACCCGGTGAACAGCTTAAGGAGTGAATAA
- a CDS encoding ABC transporter permease translates to MFKNFIKIAWRNLLRNKSFSLINISGLAIGMASAALILFWIQNELSYDQFHQNRDRLYQAYNRAVFDGKLWCWGTTPKIMSKTLKQDYSAVEQSCRTTSANFLFTLGDKHLNLNGDFTDPDFLTMFSFPLVAGNPKTALNTINSIVITQKLAKKLFGEQDAMGKVVRIDSVDHFTVTGVMKDLPNNTRFDFEYLMPWSYLKKTGGDDEYWGNNSVQTWVLTKPNVTEDQLNKQVLNITKSHSDQKDQEVFMHPAAKWHLYSKFENGKITGGKIESVRLFAVIAAFILLIACINFMNLSTARSEKRAREVGIMKAIGAKKGSIIIQFLGESILIAFIAGIIAIVIVQISMSGFNQLTDKQLFVPYASVYFWLAGLGFVLFTGAIAGSYPAFFLSSFKPVSVLKGTFKNVDAVISPRKILVVVQFVFAIFLIICTILIRDQMQYAQNRDLGYKKDNLVYTMMSGSIDKNFKMIRNELVSSGAAVSVTKTNSPVTQRWSDSWGFDWKGKDQSQKIDFIMYNTDGDFVKTMGLKIAAGRDIDVNTYPTDSTAILLNEAAVKVVGFKDPIGQVIKRDNHNLVIVGVIKDFIIESPYQPVKAMIIQGPKSWFNVVHFKLNPNNTTAQNLKLAEGVFKKYNPEYPFEYHFVDDEYAKKFSDEQKVGTLASLFAGLTIFISCLGLFGLSAYMAQNRQKEISVRKVLGASVSNLTGMLSKEFLLLVFIAFAIASPIAWWGMHKWLEGYTYRITIQVWVFIMAGAGTAIVALLTVSFQSIKAALANPINSLRNE, encoded by the coding sequence ATGTTTAAAAATTTTATAAAAATAGCCTGGCGCAATTTGCTGCGTAACAAATCATTTTCATTAATCAATATATCGGGCCTGGCTATAGGTATGGCCAGCGCGGCGCTTATCCTGTTCTGGATCCAGAATGAGCTGAGTTACGACCAGTTTCATCAAAACCGCGACAGGTTGTACCAGGCCTATAACCGTGCTGTATTTGATGGCAAACTGTGGTGCTGGGGAACCACACCTAAAATCATGTCGAAAACTTTAAAGCAGGATTATTCCGCTGTTGAACAAAGCTGCCGCACAACATCGGCCAATTTCTTGTTCACCCTTGGCGATAAACACCTGAACCTTAATGGTGATTTTACCGATCCTGATTTTTTGACCATGTTCAGCTTTCCGCTGGTGGCGGGCAATCCTAAAACAGCGCTTAATACCATTAATTCCATAGTAATTACGCAAAAACTGGCAAAAAAGCTATTTGGCGAACAAGACGCTATGGGGAAAGTGGTACGTATTGACAGCGTTGACCATTTTACGGTGACAGGGGTAATGAAAGATTTGCCCAACAATACACGTTTTGATTTTGAATACCTGATGCCCTGGAGTTACCTGAAAAAAACAGGTGGCGACGATGAGTACTGGGGTAATAATTCAGTTCAAACCTGGGTACTTACTAAACCCAATGTAACCGAAGATCAGCTTAACAAGCAAGTCCTCAACATCACCAAATCGCACTCCGATCAAAAAGACCAGGAAGTGTTTATGCACCCTGCCGCCAAATGGCATTTATATTCCAAATTTGAAAACGGTAAAATAACCGGCGGTAAAATTGAATCGGTAAGGTTGTTTGCTGTTATAGCCGCGTTCATCTTATTAATAGCCTGTATCAATTTCATGAACCTAAGCACAGCCCGGAGCGAAAAGCGCGCCCGCGAAGTTGGCATCATGAAAGCGATAGGTGCAAAAAAAGGCTCGATTATAATACAGTTTTTAGGCGAAAGTATCCTGATAGCTTTTATCGCTGGTATAATAGCCATTGTTATTGTGCAAATCAGCATGTCGGGCTTTAACCAGTTAACCGATAAGCAATTGTTTGTGCCTTATGCCAGTGTTTATTTCTGGCTGGCGGGCTTAGGATTTGTTTTGTTTACCGGCGCAATTGCGGGTAGTTACCCGGCCTTCTTCCTGTCGTCATTTAAGCCGGTTAGCGTGTTAAAAGGGACGTTTAAAAATGTAGACGCCGTAATCAGTCCCCGCAAAATATTGGTGGTGGTACAGTTTGTATTCGCTATTTTTCTTATCATTTGTACCATTCTTATCCGCGATCAGATGCAGTACGCTCAAAACAGGGACCTTGGCTACAAAAAGGACAACCTGGTGTACACCATGATGTCGGGCAGTATCGATAAAAATTTTAAAATGATCCGCAATGAGCTGGTAAGCAGCGGGGCCGCTGTATCAGTTACCAAAACCAATTCGCCGGTTACCCAACGCTGGAGCGACAGCTGGGGTTTTGACTGGAAGGGAAAAGATCAAAGCCAGAAGATAGATTTTATTATGTACAACACCGATGGCGACTTTGTAAAAACAATGGGTTTAAAAATAGCCGCAGGCAGGGATATCGATGTAAATACTTACCCAACAGACTCAACAGCGATATTACTCAACGAAGCTGCTGTAAAAGTTGTTGGTTTTAAAGACCCGATAGGGCAGGTGATCAAGCGCGACAACCACAATTTGGTTATAGTAGGCGTGATTAAGGATTTTATTATCGAATCGCCATATCAGCCTGTTAAAGCCATGATTATCCAGGGGCCAAAATCATGGTTCAACGTGGTACACTTCAAGCTTAACCCCAATAACACCACAGCCCAAAACCTGAAACTTGCCGAAGGCGTTTTTAAGAAATATAATCCTGAATATCCCTTCGAGTATCATTTTGTGGATGACGAGTATGCTAAAAAATTCAGCGACGAGCAAAAAGTTGGCACCCTGGCCAGTTTGTTTGCCGGCTTAACCATCTTTATATCGTGTCTCGGTTTATTTGGCTTGTCGGCCTATATGGCTCAAAACAGGCAAAAAGAGATTAGCGTACGCAAGGTGCTTGGCGCATCGGTATCAAACCTTACGGGCATGCTATCCAAAGAGTTTTTACTGCTGGTATTCATCGCCTTTGCCATTGCATCGCCAATTGCCTGGTGGGGCATGCACAAATGGCTGGAGGGCTATACCTACCGCATAACTATACAGGTATGGGTATTTATAATGGCAGGCGCCGGCACCGCCATAGTAGCGCTGCTAACCGTAAGCTTCCAATCGATCAAAGCCGCACTGGCCAACCCTATTAACAGTTTGCGGAACGAATAA